The Cetobacterium somerae sequence TATTCAACTAAAGATTTAAAAGATGAATTACGTAAATATGGATATGATATTAATTCCACTGACAATTGGGATTTACAAAGTAAAAAAGTGGTTTCTGCATTCCAGATGCACTTTAGACCTAGAAAAGTTGATGGTGTTTTTGATCTTGAAACTTTTGCTATTATAAAGGCATTAAATAAAAAATACAAATAATTTTATTGACAAAATAACTATTGATGTTTTATAATCAAGTCAACAACAATAAAATATGATAGATAAACTTCAGGGCAGGGTGAGCTTTTAATTAGCAATTCCCGACCGGCGGTGATAGTCCGCGAAACCTTCGGGTTTGATTTGGTGAAACTCCAAAACCGACAGTATAGTCTGGATGGAAGAAGTGTTTTTTTTATGCACAATTTTCTAATTTATTTATTTTTAAGCCCGAAGTCTATCTTCGGTTTTTTTTTATAAAAAATTTGAGGAGGACTAAAAATGGTAAAAATTTATGAAGGAAATTTTATAGGTGAAAATTTAAAGGTAGGTATCGTTTGTGCTAGATTCAATGAATTTATTGTATCTAAACTTTTATCTGGTTCAATTGATGCTTTAAAAAGACATTCAGTTAACGAGGAAAATATACATGTTTCTTGGGTTCCAGGAGCTTTTGAAATTCCTCTTATTGCAAAAAAAATGGTTGAAACTAAAAAGTTTGATGTTGTTATTGCTCTTGGAGCCGTAATTAGGGGAGCTACTCCACATTTTGATTATGTTTGTTCAGAAGTTTCTAAAGGTGTAGCATCAATATCTTTAGATTCTGGAATTCCTGTAATTTTTGGTGTATTAACAGTTAATTCAATTGAAGAAGCTATTGAAAGAGCTGGTACAAAAGCTGGAAATAAAGGATTTGAAGCTGGACTTTCTGCTATTGAAACTGTTAATCTTATTAGAAGCATTTCAGAGGAATAATTATGCATAATTACTTTATGGAAATAGCTATTAATGAAGCTAAAAAAGGTATAGGCACTGTTAACCCTAATCCGCTTGTTGGAGCTGTTCTAGTTAAAGATAATGAAATTATAGCAATGGGACACCATGAGTTTTATGGTGGCCCACATGCTGAAGTTAATACTTTAAATAAATCTAATGACACTGAAGGATGTACTCTCTATGTTACTTTAGAACCTTGTTCTCACTATGGAAAAACACCACCTTGTACTAAACTTATTATTAGCTCCAAAATAAAAAGATGCGTTATTGCAACTTTAGACCCTAATCCATTAGTTAGTGGTCGAGGTGCAAAACAATTAGAGGAAGCTGGTATTGAAGTTATCATTGGAGTCTTAGAAAATGAAGCTAAAAATTTAAATAAAGTTTTCTTTAAGTATATAGAAAATAAAATTCCATATATTTTTATAAAAGCTGGGATAACACTTGATGGTAAAATAGCCACTCAATCTTTTTCTTCACAATGGATTACAAATTCTTTAGCCCGAAATAAAGTAGAAAAATATCGAAACTTTTTCTCTGGAATTTTAGTTGGAGCAAATACTGTTATTCAAGACAATCCATCTCTTAGATGCAAAACTCTGGGTAAACGTAATCCTTATAGATTAATTTTGGATAAAAATTTAATTATCTCAGAAAAATATAGTATAATAAGTAATAATGAGGATCAAAAAACTTTTATTATTACATCTGAAAAAAATATCCATCTAGAAAAATTTCAATTATTTTCAGAGAAATTTTTAATTAAATTTATAACTTTTTCAGAAAATGAAAACTTAGAAGATATTTTAAAAAAAATCGGTTCTTATAATATTGATTCTATATTAGTCGAAGGTGGTTCAGGAGTAATCTCATCTTTTTTTAAAGAAGATATTTATGATGGTGGAGAAATTATTATTGCTCCTAAAATACTAGGAGATAATCTTGCTATACCATTTTTAAATGGTTTTTCTCCTAATATGATTGATGAAGGAATTACTTTGAGAAATATTAAAATAAACATTTATGATGATAATATTGGATTTGAGTTTTATAAGGAGGAAGGATGTTTACCGGTTTAATTGAAGAGCTTGGAAAAGTTGTTTCTATTGATAAAACTCCACAAGGTGCAAATATAACTATCTCATGTAATAAAGTTTTACAAAAGGCAGCTATTGGAGATAGTATTGCTACAAACGGCGTTTGTTTAACTGTTGTTAAACTATCTAATACGACTTTTACAGCTAATATAATGAATGAATCTTTAAAAGTTTCATCTTTAAAAAATTTAAAGATTGGAGATTTAGTCAATTTGGAAAAATCTTTAACTTTACAATCCTATTTAGGCGGACATCTTGTTACAGGAGATGTTGACTGTTGTGGAAAAATAATCTCAATATCCAATGATGGGTTTGCACAAAAATATACAATTGAAATCCCTTTAGAGTTCATGAAATATGTTGTTTATAAGGGACGTATTACTATTGATGGAGCTAGTTTGACTGTTGCCTCATTAAATGATTCAACTTTAACAGTTTCATTAATTCCTCATACACAAAAATCTATAACTTTAGGTTTCAAAAATGTTGGAGATATTATAAATATTGAAACTGATTTAATTGCAAAACATCTCGAAAAATTACTCCTAAGTAGAGAAAAAACAGATGAAAAATCTAGTTCAAATATTTCCAAAAGTTTTTTAGCTGAAAATGGATTTTTCTAATATTAAGGAGGTTTAACATGTTTAATAAAATAGAAAATGCTATTAATGATTTAAAAAATGGAAAGTTAATAGTCGTTGTTGATAATGAAGATAGAGAAAACGAGGGAGATCTTGTTGGTGTTGGAGATATTATCTCTAAAGAAAATATTAATTTTATGATAAAATATGGAAGAGGTTTAGTTTGTGTTCCTCTTGAAGAAAAAAGAGCTAAAGAACTTGACTTAACTCCTATGGTTTTTAATAATAGTGATTCTCATCAAACTGCTTTTACAGTTTCTGTAGACTCTTTAGCTGGAACTACTACTGGAATCTCTGTTGAAGATAGATATAATACTATAAGAGATTTGGCTTTTAATTCTAAATCTGGCAATGATTTTAAAAAACCAGGTCATATATTTCCTCTAATAGCTAAAAATGGCGGAGTAATTGAAAGACCTGGACATACTGAAGCTTCTGTTGATCTTGCTAAATTAGCAGGTTTTAACGGTTGTGGTGTTATTTGTGAAATTATAAAAGAAGATGGTGAAATGGCACGTGTTCCTGACTTAATTGAATTTTGTAAGCTTCATGATCTAAAGATGATTACAATTGAAGATTTAATTGAATATAGAAAAAAAAATGAGTTCCAAACTGAATTAGTTTGTGAAGCTCCTTTACCTACAAAACATGGAACATTTAGACTAATAGGTTTTTCAAACACTATTGACTATAAAGAACATGTTGCATTAGTTTATGGAGACATTACAAATCAAGAAAATGTACTTTTACGTGTTCATTCAGAATGTTTGACAGGTGATGCTTTTGGTTCATTAAAATGTGATTGTGGTAGCCAATTAGATAAAGCTCTTGAAAATATTGTTAATCACGGATCTGGGGTACTTTTATATATGAGACAAGAAGGTCGAGGTATTGGGCTTCTTAATAAAATAAAAGCTTATAATCTTCAAGCTCAAGGTAAAGATACTGTTGAGGCTAATACTTTACTAGGATTTGATCCTGATTTAAGAGATTTTGCTGTTGCTGCTCAAATGATAAAACTTTTAAATATAAAAAGTATTGATTTAATGACTAATAATCCTAAAAAAATAAATGATTTAGAAAAATATGGCATTAAAATTAATCACAGAACACATATTGAATTTCCTTCAAATAGTTGCAATTCTAAGTATCTAAAAACAAAAAGAGAAAAAATGAATCATTTATTCAAAATAAACTAAAAAAAGGCTTGAGTTTTTAACTCAAGCCTTAATCTTTTAAGTCTTCTAAAACCATCAAATAATATTCTATACTATTTTCTAATTTTTCTTTTTCTTTTTTTGAATAATCACTAGCTGAAACTTTTATTTTTAAGTCTTTAAATTGTGTTTCTAACTCTTCTCTTTCTTTTTCTCTAAAAGGTTTTGCTACCATATCATAAAAATCATTTTGATAACTCTTATATTCTCCTTTTATCCCTAAAGAAAAACATCCTGTAAATAACAACATACTCAATAATAATAAGTATTTCATTATATCTACTTCCTTTTTTTTGTTTCTTCTGTAAAAAACACTAAAAAATTGTATATATCCTTTGATATATATTCCCATGTGTGGTATTCGTTTTCATAAATTTTCCCTTTAAAATCTAATCCATACTTCTTAGCTCTACCTACAACATCTAACCATTGCTGAAGCATTAAGTAAGGCTTTTTATCTTCTGAGCCAACACTTAAATAAAACTTTTTCCCTTTATATTTTTCAGGATTAGTCTTTTTTATAATACTATATGGATCATTTTTTAAAATTTTATATCCCCAAGGACTAAATACTTTCATGAAATGAGCTTTATTTACATCATTAAATAAAAATTGAGGCACATATAAATATCTAAAAATTCTCATAACTCTACGATTTATACTCATTCTTATTAAACTTATAGCTCCTGAAAAACTAGCTATAACATCATATGATTCTAAATTTTTAAGTCCAATTTTTAATGCACCATAGCCACCCATAGAAAATCCTCCAATTCCTTTTTTAGAATTAGGATATTCTCGCTCTATAAAATTAGTTAAATCCTTTGAAAAAAATTCTTCATACTGGTGAGACTGATCTTTATAAAAATTTGTATACCAACTTTCGCCATTATATCCCGAGTCCGGAAGAATAAAAATAATATCCTTTACTCTTCCACTTTTTTTTAAGCTTAAATAATTTTCACGTAATTTTGCTTTATAAATCCAGTCTTCGGCTTTATCTCTTATTCCATGAAGTAAAACTAAACATAATGGAGTTTCAGATATTACCTTAGGTCTCAGGATTAATACTCTCATATTTTCAGTAGTGTATTTAGTTTTTAAATATTTTTCTTCTATTATTAATTCTTCAAATAATTCTTTATGAGAAAATTCTTGATACCTAATTTTAGGATTCGCAATTTTCTCAACTTGATTAAAATTAAGAACTCTTTTTAATTTTCTATTTAATTTAAAATTATATGGGTATGTTACAGTGTAAAAAAGTAACGAAATAAAAACTAGAAAAAATAGTATTTCTAATATCATCCTTTATTCCTCAATAATTAAAATTCAGCATTATTTGGAGTTCTAGGGAATGGTATTACATCTCTTATGTTTGTTATTCCTGTTACATACATAATCATTCTTTCAAATCCTAATCCATATCCTGAATGAGGAAAACTTCCAAATCTTCTTAAATCTAAATAGAATCCATAATCTTCTGCACTTAATCCTGCTTCTGCCATTCTTTCTTCTAATACATCTATATTATCTTCTCTTTGAGATCCACCAATTATCTCTCCAATTCCTGGAGCTAATAAATCCATGGCTTTAACTGTTTTTCCATCTTCATTTAACTTCATATAAAAAGCTTTAATTTCTTTTGGATAATCTGTTACAAAAACTGGTCTTTTGAAATATTCTTCTGATAAGAATCTTTCGTGCTCACTTTGTAAATCAATTCCCCACTTAACAGGGTAATCAAATTTCTTTCCTGAATTTACTAAGATATCAATAGCTTCTGTATATGTTACTCTTCCAAAATCATTATTTAATACATTATTTAATTTATCAAATAATCCTTTTTCAATAAATTGATTGAAAAATTCCATTTCTTCAGGACACTCATCCATTACATATTTAATTATATACTTTACCATTGCTTCTGCTAATTCCATATTACCATCTAAGTCTGCAAAAGCTATTTCCGGTTCTATCATCCAAAACTCAGCAGCATGTCTTGAAGTATTTGATTGCTCCGCTCTAAATGTTGGTCCAAATGTATAGATATTTCTAAATGCAGAACAATAAGTCTCTCCATTTAATTGACCACTTACTGTTAAATTTGTTTCTTTTCCAAAGAAGTCTTTTGTTACATCAACCTTTCCTTCTTCAGTTTTAGGTACATCATTTAAATCAAGAGTTGTTACTCTAAACATCTCACCTGCACCTTCACAATCTGATCCTGTAATAATTGGTGTATGTGTATATACAAATCCATTCTCTTGGAAAAACTTATGGATTGCATAAGCTAAAACCGATCTTACTCTAAATACTGCAGAAAATGTATTTGTTCTTGGTCTTAAGTGTGCAATTGTTCTTAAAAATTCAAAAGAATGTCTTTTATTTTGTAATGGATAGTCTAAATCAGCTTTTTGGAAAATTTCAATCTCTTTAGCTTGGATTTCAAAATTTTGTCCTGCACCTTGAGACTTAACTACTATACCTTTTACAATTATTGACGATGATATTGAAAGTCTTGAAATTTCGTCAAAATTTGGTAAATTTGTATCAAATACTATTTGTACACCTTTGAAAAAACTTCCATCATTTAATTCTATAAATCCAAAGTTTTTTTGTGATCTTATTTTTCTTACCCAACCTGATAATTCAACTTCTTGGTCTAAATACTTCTCTGTTTCTCTATAAAGAGTTTTAACTAATTGTTTCATCATTTGCCCCCTATATCATCTTTGATTCATCGACAATTTCGATGCTGTCTAATTTTTGTTTTACTTGTGCTTTAAATTGCTCTAAATATAACTTTCTATATTTTTCTCTTTCAAGCTTCTCTTCAGCTGTTAGCTCTCTCTTTTTTGCTTGATCAGAAAAATAATTAACCATCTCTATAATATCTTTCATTTCCATATATTTCCTCCAAACTACATAAGTATATAGCCTTATTAAACTTTTAGAGTAATTATACCGCTTATTTAATATTTTGTCAATTTGCTTGTATCGCTAAAAAGAATATTTTTCTTGTATTAATTTTATGTAAAAATTGATATAATCTAAATACATTTTACTAAAGGAGTTGAAATTTTTAATGAATTATTTCCAACCAAAACCAATAACTAATTTCAATGTTACAGTTGATATTCCCGGTTCGAAATCAATAACGAACAGAGCTCTAATTCTTTCAGCTCTTTCTGGAAAAACTGTAGTTTTAAAAAATATTCTCTTAAGTGATGATACTAAATATATGATCGATGCTCTAAGAGCTTTAAATAATAATATCGAAATTGATGAAGTGAATAAGATTCTTAAAATTACAGGAAATAAAAATCCCAAATATGAAAATTTAAATTTATATATTGGAAATGCTGGAACTGCAATGAGATTTTTAAGTTCTTATTTAGCAACTGGAGAAGGAACTGCTACATTATATGGCAATAATCGTATGAATCAAAGACCTATTAAAGACCTCGTTGACTCTTTACTTCAACTAGGGGTTCATGTTGAATATCTAAATAATGAAGGATATCCTCCAATTCGTATAACTTCTAAAGGAATTTTTACAAATTATGTTAAGATTGATGGCAGCAAAAGTAGTCAATATATATCTTCGATTCTTATGGCTGCTCCTAATTTTAAGATTCCTATAGAAATTGAATTAAGTGGAAAAATTGTATCTAAACCATATATAAATATGACTTTAGCTATGATGAATAATTTTGGAATTAAATATAATTTTGAGAATAACTCAATATATATATCCCCACAAGAATATAATCTAAATGAATATTTAGTTGAAGGTGATATGTCTTCAGCCTCGTACTTTTTAGCAATGGCTTTAATTAGTAACTCTACAGTTACATTAAATAATTTTTTTAAAAATAGTATTCAAGGTGACTCTAAATTTTTAAATATTTTAAAAAAACTTGGATTAAAAGTATTAAAATTTAGTGATACTTCTATAACTGTAAAGGGAGTTCCAACATATAAAGGCATTGAATTGAGTATGAATGATATTCCAGACGTAGCTCAAACTTTAGCTGTTGTAGGTATTTTTGCAACATCACCTACTAAAGTATGGGATGTTGAGAATATGAGAATAAAAGAAACTGACAGAATATCAGCTTTAAAAAATGAAATTTTAAAAATTAATGGGGATTTTATAGAATTTAACGATGGTTTCTTAATCATTCCAAAATCTTTGGAAAATTATCAAGGTAACTCTTTAGAAACTTATGATGATCATAGAATGGCTATGTCTCTCTCTTTAATTGGTCTGAAAGTTCCAAATATAAAAATTTTGGATCCTGATTGTGTTTCTAAAACATTTCCTAATTTCTTCAAAGAATTTAGTAAGATTTATAAGGAGGAGTGATGATTAAAAAGATTCTTTTACTATTTTTATTAACTTTTATCAATATATTTTCAAGTAATTTTTCTCACTCCCCTGAAGATGTTGAAATTGAAAAATTAAAACAAGAAATAAAACTTCTTCAAAACAAAATAAAAAAACTTGAAAATAAAAAAATTGAAAAATTTAAACAAGAAGAGAAGCAACCTAAAATTGGACTTGTATTAAGTGGAGGTGGTGCGAAAGGATTTGCTCATATAGGTGTTCTTAAGGTTTTAGAAGCTAACAATATTAAGATTGATTATATTACAGGAACAAGCATGGGAGCTCTTATTGGTGCTTTATATTCCGCTGGTTATACACCGAATCAAATTGAAAAATTAGTTCTTGATATCAATTGGCAAGAAACTTTCAATGATAGCCCTAATATAACCGATATTTCTATAGATCAAAGATCAATGATGAAAAATTATAATCTTTCTTTAAAATATGATAATTCCTTAAACTTTGCTCTACCTAAAGGAATTAGGAATACACAAAAAATATACCTTACTTTAAAAAATCTTCTTTGGAATGTTGAACAAACAAGAGATTTTAAAAAATTACCAATTCCACTTGAAATTATTGCAACTGATTTAAACACAGGAAAAGCTAAAGCATTTAATAGTGGTGATTTAGCTCAAGTTATTACTGCAAGTATTTCAATTCCTACGATTTTTGACCCCGTAAAAATTGGAAATAATTATTATGTAGATGGTCTTTTATCTAGAAATTTTCCAGTTGAAGACGCTTTTAACTTAGGAGCTGATATTGTTATTGGTGTTGATGTTGGAACTTCTCTTCAAAAAAAAGAAGACTATGATATTTTAAGCGTTGCTGATCAAATCGTTGCTATTCAAAGTACAGGTTCTACTAAAAAGCAGAGAGATCTAGCTACA is a genomic window containing:
- the ribH gene encoding 6,7-dimethyl-8-ribityllumazine synthase, with translation MVKIYEGNFIGENLKVGIVCARFNEFIVSKLLSGSIDALKRHSVNEENIHVSWVPGAFEIPLIAKKMVETKKFDVVIALGAVIRGATPHFDYVCSEVSKGVASISLDSGIPVIFGVLTVNSIEEAIERAGTKAGNKGFEAGLSAIETVNLIRSISEE
- the ribD gene encoding bifunctional diaminohydroxyphosphoribosylaminopyrimidine deaminase/5-amino-6-(5-phosphoribosylamino)uracil reductase RibD; this encodes MHNYFMEIAINEAKKGIGTVNPNPLVGAVLVKDNEIIAMGHHEFYGGPHAEVNTLNKSNDTEGCTLYVTLEPCSHYGKTPPCTKLIISSKIKRCVIATLDPNPLVSGRGAKQLEEAGIEVIIGVLENEAKNLNKVFFKYIENKIPYIFIKAGITLDGKIATQSFSSQWITNSLARNKVEKYRNFFSGILVGANTVIQDNPSLRCKTLGKRNPYRLILDKNLIISEKYSIISNNEDQKTFIITSEKNIHLEKFQLFSEKFLIKFITFSENENLEDILKKIGSYNIDSILVEGGSGVISSFFKEDIYDGGEIIIAPKILGDNLAIPFLNGFSPNMIDEGITLRNIKINIYDDNIGFEFYKEEGCLPV
- a CDS encoding riboflavin synthase, with translation MFTGLIEELGKVVSIDKTPQGANITISCNKVLQKAAIGDSIATNGVCLTVVKLSNTTFTANIMNESLKVSSLKNLKIGDLVNLEKSLTLQSYLGGHLVTGDVDCCGKIISISNDGFAQKYTIEIPLEFMKYVVYKGRITIDGASLTVASLNDSTLTVSLIPHTQKSITLGFKNVGDIINIETDLIAKHLEKLLLSREKTDEKSSSNISKSFLAENGFF
- a CDS encoding bifunctional 3,4-dihydroxy-2-butanone-4-phosphate synthase/GTP cyclohydrolase II; the encoded protein is MFNKIENAINDLKNGKLIVVVDNEDRENEGDLVGVGDIISKENINFMIKYGRGLVCVPLEEKRAKELDLTPMVFNNSDSHQTAFTVSVDSLAGTTTGISVEDRYNTIRDLAFNSKSGNDFKKPGHIFPLIAKNGGVIERPGHTEASVDLAKLAGFNGCGVICEIIKEDGEMARVPDLIEFCKLHDLKMITIEDLIEYRKKNEFQTELVCEAPLPTKHGTFRLIGFSNTIDYKEHVALVYGDITNQENVLLRVHSECLTGDAFGSLKCDCGSQLDKALENIVNHGSGVLLYMRQEGRGIGLLNKIKAYNLQAQGKDTVEANTLLGFDPDLRDFAVAAQMIKLLNIKSIDLMTNNPKKINDLEKYGIKINHRTHIEFPSNSCNSKYLKTKREKMNHLFKIN
- a CDS encoding alpha/beta hydrolase, giving the protein MILEILFFLVFISLLFYTVTYPYNFKLNRKLKRVLNFNQVEKIANPKIRYQEFSHKELFEELIIEEKYLKTKYTTENMRVLILRPKVISETPLCLVLLHGIRDKAEDWIYKAKLRENYLSLKKSGRVKDIIFILPDSGYNGESWYTNFYKDQSHQYEEFFSKDLTNFIEREYPNSKKGIGGFSMGGYGALKIGLKNLESYDVIASFSGAISLIRMSINRRVMRIFRYLYVPQFLFNDVNKAHFMKVFSPWGYKILKNDPYSIIKKTNPEKYKGKKFYLSVGSEDKKPYLMLQQWLDVVGRAKKYGLDFKGKIYENEYHTWEYISKDIYNFLVFFTEETKKRK
- the asnS gene encoding asparagine--tRNA ligase, whose protein sequence is MMKQLVKTLYRETEKYLDQEVELSGWVRKIRSQKNFGFIELNDGSFFKGVQIVFDTNLPNFDEISRLSISSSIIVKGIVVKSQGAGQNFEIQAKEIEIFQKADLDYPLQNKRHSFEFLRTIAHLRPRTNTFSAVFRVRSVLAYAIHKFFQENGFVYTHTPIITGSDCEGAGEMFRVTTLDLNDVPKTEEGKVDVTKDFFGKETNLTVSGQLNGETYCSAFRNIYTFGPTFRAEQSNTSRHAAEFWMIEPEIAFADLDGNMELAEAMVKYIIKYVMDECPEEMEFFNQFIEKGLFDKLNNVLNNDFGRVTYTEAIDILVNSGKKFDYPVKWGIDLQSEHERFLSEEYFKRPVFVTDYPKEIKAFYMKLNEDGKTVKAMDLLAPGIGEIIGGSQREDNIDVLEERMAEAGLSAEDYGFYLDLRRFGSFPHSGYGLGFERMIMYVTGITNIRDVIPFPRTPNNAEF
- a CDS encoding DUF896 domain-containing protein, whose product is MEMKDIIEMVNYFSDQAKKRELTAEEKLEREKYRKLYLEQFKAQVKQKLDSIEIVDESKMI
- the aroA gene encoding 3-phosphoshikimate 1-carboxyvinyltransferase; this encodes MNYFQPKPITNFNVTVDIPGSKSITNRALILSALSGKTVVLKNILLSDDTKYMIDALRALNNNIEIDEVNKILKITGNKNPKYENLNLYIGNAGTAMRFLSSYLATGEGTATLYGNNRMNQRPIKDLVDSLLQLGVHVEYLNNEGYPPIRITSKGIFTNYVKIDGSKSSQYISSILMAAPNFKIPIEIELSGKIVSKPYINMTLAMMNNFGIKYNFENNSIYISPQEYNLNEYLVEGDMSSASYFLAMALISNSTVTLNNFFKNSIQGDSKFLNILKKLGLKVLKFSDTSITVKGVPTYKGIELSMNDIPDVAQTLAVVGIFATSPTKVWDVENMRIKETDRISALKNEILKINGDFIEFNDGFLIIPKSLENYQGNSLETYDDHRMAMSLSLIGLKVPNIKILDPDCVSKTFPNFFKEFSKIYKEE